The DNA segment TCGACGACGGCCTCCCGCTCCCTCGCGACGGCGAGCCCATCGTCATCCGCCGCGCTCCACCAGTTCCAGCCAGCCCAGCAGGCGACGAGCACGGCGATGGCGGCGAGAACGGCCAGTGTTCTCATCGCGGGATCCCCAGCAACTGCCCGATGCCGTCAGGAAGTACCTCGTTGGCGAAGCCGAGCACCCCTGGTAGCGCGTCCTTCCTCGGCACCCCGTCCGTTCCGCCCTGCCCTTCCCGCTGTTCCGGCGCGGCAGGCACCTCGACGGGTTCTCCCGCATACGGCGCGTTCTGGGCACCCCGCACGCCGATGGGGCTGCCGGGCGGCTCGGCGCAGTACGCGTCGACGTTGGCCGGTGCCTCCGATTCGTCGTTGGCAGGCCGCTGCCGTGTGTCCTCGTATCCCCGCGTGCACGAGGGCGGGTCGAACAGGTTGAGCACGAAGCCGAGATGCCCCTCGCCGTTGGAGGTGACCGAACGGCTGAACGCGGAGATCACCGGGTAGGCAACGAGCAACTGCTCGATCGCGTCGGTGCGCGAGGTGGTGATCTTCGCCGTCGTCAGCAGGTTGGCGAGAACGACACCCAGATCGGTGCCGGACACGGCGAGCACATCACTGACCTCCTTGCTCAGCTCCGGCGCCTCGTCGATGACCTTCCGCAGATCGGGGTCGGATTCCTTCAACTGTCCCGCGATGGTCCGCAAGCCGGTCGACAACTCGGCGATGTTCCCGGCTTGCCGCTGCTGGGTGTCGAGCACGATCCGCCCTTCGGAGAGCAACGCCTTCGTCTCCGGCAGATGTTCGGTCGCCGTCTCGGTGAACGAACTCGCGGTGTCGAGCAGTTGCCGCAGGTGGGGGCCGGTGCCGACGAACGCGTCGTAGGTCTCGTCGACGACGGTCCGAAGCGAGCGGGTGTCCACACTGGCCACGAGTTTGTCGAGGTTGCCGAGCACGGTGTCCGGCGCGAGCGGAATGGACGTGCGCTCCTGCTGGATCACCGAACCTTCCGCGAGGTAAGGGCCTTCGGCATGCTGGGGCACCAAATCGACATATTGCTCACCGACCGCGGATCGATTGGCCACCGCCGCCTCCGTGTCGGCGGGAATCGCGGGGGCGTCCGATTCGATGTCGAGGCTCAGTTCGATGCCATGCTCGGTCAGGTTCATCGCGACGACCTTGCCGACGGCGACCCCCCGGTAGGCGACCTCGGCGTTGACGAAGATCCCTCCTGAATCCGCGAGCCGGACGGTGACCTCGTAGCCACGGGTTCCGAGAAGCCGGTCGAGACCGGCATAACTGATCCCCGCGTAGCCGACGGACACCACGGCGATGACGACGAAGGCCACCAGCTGCAACCGGTGTTTGCGGGTGATCATCGGCCACCTCCGAGGAGTCCGCCGAGCAGGCTGCCGATCAGCCCGCCCTGCCTCGCCGGAGCGGGTGGACTGATCTCCGGCAACGGGAGTACCGGCGCGTCCGGGCCCGCCGACGAATCAGGCGGCGCGCCGTCGGCACCACCGATCTGCCCCGTGCCGCCGATGTCGCCCGTCGAAAGGGTCGGCGGCTGGATGGGCGGCTGCGACGAGTTCGTGAAGTTCTGCAACAACAGGTCGAGATTGAGGTCGACGCGGGCGGTGACGTTCGCGTAGTCGCCTCGGATGACCGCGCCCGCCGCGTCGGGGAACGGGTAGGTCGGCAGGATCTTGAGCGCGGTCGGCAGATCGGTGCCCGCCTCGGCGAGCTTGCGCAGGGTGGGTTCGAGCGCATGCAGGTTGGCGACCAGTTCGTCACGGCTCTTGGTGACGGTGTCGACGGCGACGCCCGACAGATCGTCCAGCGACTGGAGCATGCCGACGAGCTGATCGCGCTGCTTGCTGACGATGCGCAATCCCGGTTCGAGGTTGTCCAGCGCGTTGGTGAGGTTGCCGGTCTGCGCGACGAACGTGCTCGAAAGTCGGTTGAGCCCGTCGATCGCCCTGACGATCTCCCCCCTGTGCCCGTCAAGTTGCGTTGCCAGCTCGTCCACTCTGGACAACAGGGTCCTGATTTCCGCCTCGTTACCGGACAACGCGTTGTTCAGTTCCTCGGTGATCGTGCCGAGCTGATCGATCCCGCCGCCGTTGAGCAACAGGGAAAGCGCGCCGAAAACCTCTTCCACCTCGGGATTGCGGTTGGTGCGTTCCAGCGGGATCCGGTCACCGTCCCGCAATGTCCCTTGTGGATCCTCACCCGCCGGTTCGCGCAACTCGACGAACTTCTCGCCGAGCAGGCTCGACTGCCGAAGCGCGGCGTCGGCGTTGGCGGGCAGCACGATGTCCCCGTTGACGATCATTCTGACCACGGCCGATTTGGTGTCGTCGGCCAGTTCCACGCGCTCGACCCTGCCGACCGGTACGTCGTTGACCTTGACGCTAGCCTGCGGGACGAGGTCGAGTACGTCGGCGAACCGCGCGCTGACCCGATAAGGGTTGTCCCCGATGTCGGCCCCTCCCGGCAACGGCGTGTTGTACAACCCGGAGAATCCGGCTTCGCCACAACCTGCCAGCACCAGTATCGCCGCGAGCGCGACCGCCATTCTTCTCATGAGCCATCGTCCAATGGGGTCGTGAGCAGGTCGACGAGTGGTAGCGGAAGCGGCGGCAGTTCCCCGTTCTGCAACGAGTTCAGTGTCTGGGAAAGGGAAGGCACCTTCAGCGTGTCGTCCACAATGGGCGCGAGCGACCGGCACAACGGCCCCAGCGCGTCCGCCAATTGCTCCGGCGTGCCTGCGCTGACCAGCTTGCACAACGTCTGCATGAGCGGGTGGGCGAGCTCGTTCGCGTTGTAGCGTACCGAAATGCTGCCAGAGGCCGCGTCGTAGGTGTTGATGAAGTTGTTCATCCCGGTCGGTCCCACGTCCAGCACCTCGGCGAGCGCAGCCCGCTGATCGACGAGGACACCGGTGATACCGGCCAGCTTGCTCACGTTCGAGGAAAGCAGATCCCTGTTGTCGGTGACGAACTGCTTGACCTCACCCAGTGAGCTGCCAAGCGAGGACAGCGCGGCCCCGACGTCGTCGGAGTCCTCGGCGAGAAACCCGGTGACGTCGGCGACCCTGTCGTAGAACTC comes from the Prauserella marina genome and includes:
- a CDS encoding MCE family protein encodes the protein MRRMAVALAAILVLAGCGEAGFSGLYNTPLPGGADIGDNPYRVSARFADVLDLVPQASVKVNDVPVGRVERVELADDTKSAVVRMIVNGDIVLPANADAALRQSSLLGEKFVELREPAGEDPQGTLRDGDRIPLERTNRNPEVEEVFGALSLLLNGGGIDQLGTITEELNNALSGNEAEIRTLLSRVDELATQLDGHRGEIVRAIDGLNRLSSTFVAQTGNLTNALDNLEPGLRIVSKQRDQLVGMLQSLDDLSGVAVDTVTKSRDELVANLHALEPTLRKLAEAGTDLPTALKILPTYPFPDAAGAVIRGDYANVTARVDLNLDLLLQNFTNSSQPPIQPPTLSTGDIGGTGQIGGADGAPPDSSAGPDAPVLPLPEISPPAPARQGGLIGSLLGGLLGGGR
- a CDS encoding MCE family protein; this encodes MITRKHRLQLVAFVVIAVVSVGYAGISYAGLDRLLGTRGYEVTVRLADSGGIFVNAEVAYRGVAVGKVVAMNLTEHGIELSLDIESDAPAIPADTEAAVANRSAVGEQYVDLVPQHAEGPYLAEGSVIQQERTSIPLAPDTVLGNLDKLVASVDTRSLRTVVDETYDAFVGTGPHLRQLLDTASSFTETATEHLPETKALLSEGRIVLDTQQRQAGNIAELSTGLRTIAGQLKESDPDLRKVIDEAPELSKEVSDVLAVSGTDLGVVLANLLTTAKITTSRTDAIEQLLVAYPVISAFSRSVTSNGEGHLGFVLNLFDPPSCTRGYEDTRQRPANDESEAPANVDAYCAEPPGSPIGVRGAQNAPYAGEPVEVPAAPEQREGQGGTDGVPRKDALPGVLGFANEVLPDGIGQLLGIPR